The following are encoded together in the Pseudomonas sp. IB20 genome:
- the folC gene encoding bifunctional tetrahydrofolate synthase/dihydrofolate synthase, whose product MTQRTLGEWLAYLEQLHPSAIDMGLERSQQVAARLGLGRPAPRVITVTGTNGKGSTCAFVAALLQAQGLKVGVYNSPHLLRYNERVQLNGVEATDEQLCEAFAALDAGRGEISLTYFEMGTLAAFWLFERAQLDVVVLEVGLGGRLDTVNVVDADLALVTSIGVDHADYLGNTRESVAFEKAGILRQGKPALCGDLDPPQPLLDKVRELGCPFYLRGREFNLEIGAQHWQWRGHDTRGQVVELRDLPLLNLPMENAALALQAYLLLDLPWHAEQIAATLLATRVVGRLDRRTFEWEGKRLNLLLDVGHNPHAAEYLAQRLSRTPPVGRRLAVFGLLVDKDLGGVVAPLLGNVQAWAVAPLDTPRSRPAAELEVALQNLGAPVASYASVTAALEAQCAVATAEDEILLFGSFYCVAEALEWLARRSTEEAAHGITG is encoded by the coding sequence ATGACCCAACGTACCCTGGGCGAATGGCTCGCCTACCTTGAGCAGTTGCATCCGTCAGCCATCGACATGGGCCTGGAGCGCTCGCAACAGGTAGCGGCCCGCCTTGGGTTGGGCCGGCCGGCGCCGCGTGTGATCACAGTGACCGGCACCAACGGCAAAGGCTCTACCTGCGCCTTTGTCGCTGCGCTGCTGCAAGCCCAAGGGCTGAAAGTCGGCGTCTACAATTCCCCGCACCTGCTGCGTTATAACGAGCGGGTGCAGCTCAATGGCGTCGAAGCCACAGACGAGCAGCTCTGCGAAGCCTTTGCCGCACTGGATGCCGGGCGGGGTGAGATTTCCCTGACTTACTTCGAAATGGGCACCCTGGCGGCGTTCTGGCTGTTCGAGCGTGCGCAATTGGACGTGGTCGTCCTGGAAGTCGGCTTGGGTGGGCGGCTGGACACGGTCAACGTGGTGGATGCCGACCTGGCGCTGGTCACCAGCATTGGTGTTGACCATGCCGACTACCTGGGCAATACCCGTGAGTCGGTGGCCTTTGAAAAGGCCGGGATCTTGCGCCAAGGTAAGCCTGCGCTGTGTGGTGACCTGGACCCGCCGCAGCCCTTGCTCGACAAGGTGCGCGAGCTGGGTTGCCCGTTTTACCTGCGCGGCCGCGAATTCAATCTCGAGATCGGCGCTCAGCATTGGCAATGGCGTGGGCATGACACGCGTGGCCAAGTGGTCGAATTACGCGATCTGCCGCTGCTGAACCTACCGATGGAAAACGCCGCGCTCGCGCTGCAAGCCTACCTGCTGCTGGATCTGCCTTGGCATGCCGAGCAGATTGCTGCCACATTGCTGGCAACCCGTGTAGTTGGGCGACTGGATCGTCGCACCTTCGAGTGGGAAGGCAAGCGCCTGAACCTGTTGCTGGATGTGGGGCATAACCCCCACGCCGCTGAGTACTTGGCGCAACGCCTGTCACGCACGCCGCCGGTCGGTCGTCGCCTGGCGGTGTTCGGGTTGTTGGTGGATAAAGACTTGGGCGGCGTAGTTGCGCCGTTGTTGGGCAATGTCCAGGCTTGGGCGGTCGCGCCGCTGGATACGCCGCGCAGTCGCCCGGCTGCTGAGTTGGAAGTGGCTTTGCAGAACCTTGGTGCGCCGGTGGCGTCGTATGCAAGCGTCACCGCTGCGCTTGAAGCGCAGTGCGCGGTGGCCACGGCCGAGGACGAGATTCTGTTGTTCGGATCATTTTATTGTGTTGCCGAGGCGCTAGAGTGGTTGGCCCGGCGCTCCACGGAGGAAGCTGCACATGGCATTACTGGATAG
- a CDS encoding SPOR domain-containing protein, translating into MALLDSAYKQRMVGALVLVALAVIFLPMLFSRQDEQRQVVVEAPATPQAPTVPQVQVEPVVVPDPQALPEEPVPSDEEVAAQQAPTMPVQPSVPVVKPAPAPAAPVVAAKPAAPAPAPKPVAPQPAAPGKPDVGQSRIDPNGLPISWSIQLASLANRDSAEALQKKLRTQGYNAYIRSADGKNRVFIGPLIERAEADRLRDLLGRQQNLNGFVVRFQPERG; encoded by the coding sequence ATGGCATTACTGGATAGCGCGTACAAGCAGCGAATGGTTGGAGCCCTGGTGTTGGTGGCATTGGCGGTGATTTTCCTGCCGATGCTGTTTTCCCGCCAGGACGAACAGCGCCAGGTAGTGGTTGAGGCTCCGGCTACGCCCCAGGCACCGACGGTGCCTCAGGTTCAGGTTGAGCCGGTGGTGGTGCCCGATCCGCAAGCATTGCCTGAAGAGCCTGTGCCGAGCGATGAGGAGGTGGCTGCGCAGCAGGCGCCGACCATGCCGGTGCAGCCGAGTGTTCCGGTGGTCAAGCCGGCGCCTGCCCCAGCCGCCCCCGTCGTCGCTGCCAAGCCGGCCGCGCCAGCCCCTGCGCCCAAACCGGTGGCGCCGCAACCTGCCGCGCCGGGTAAGCCGGATGTGGGCCAAAGCCGCATCGACCCGAATGGCTTGCCGATCAGTTGGTCGATCCAGCTCGCCAGCCTGGCCAATCGTGATAGCGCCGAAGCCTTGCAGAAAAAACTGCGTACTCAGGGCTACAACGCCTATATCCGCAGTGCCGATGGCAAAAACCGGGTGTTTATCGGGCCGTTGATCGAGCGTGCCGAGGCGGACCGCCTGCGAGACTTGCTGGGTCGCCAGCAGAATCTGAATGGTTTTGTGGTGCGTTTCCAGCCTGAGCGCGGCTGA
- a CDS encoding CvpA family protein — translation MPFTWVDWAIVAIVAISALISLSRGFVKEALSLLTWIIAGVVAWMFGGSLSVYLAGYIETPSARVIAGCAIMFIATLLVGAMVNYLIGELIRVTGLSGTDRFLGMAFGAARGALLVVVAVGLLSLGPVQQDSWWQESVLVPKFLLVADWSKNLILGWSSQWLASGISVPADLPFKEHLLPAKTPQ, via the coding sequence GTGCCATTTACCTGGGTTGATTGGGCGATCGTTGCAATAGTCGCCATCTCCGCATTGATCAGTCTAAGCCGCGGCTTCGTAAAAGAAGCACTGTCGTTGCTGACCTGGATCATCGCAGGAGTCGTAGCCTGGATGTTCGGTGGTTCACTGTCGGTTTACCTGGCCGGTTACATCGAGACACCTTCGGCTCGCGTCATCGCGGGCTGCGCCATCATGTTCATCGCCACGCTGCTGGTGGGGGCAATGGTCAATTATCTTATTGGCGAGTTGATACGTGTCACCGGCCTCTCAGGGACCGATCGATTTCTCGGCATGGCCTTCGGCGCCGCGCGTGGCGCATTGCTGGTGGTTGTGGCGGTTGGGCTGTTGAGCCTGGGGCCGGTACAGCAGGATTCGTGGTGGCAGGAGTCGGTACTCGTGCCAAAATTTCTATTGGTTGCAGATTGGTCCAAGAACCTCATTTTGGGGTGGAGCAGTCAGTGGCTGGCCAGCGGAATCAGCGTACCCGCTGATCTTCCGTTCAAGGAACACCTCTTACCGGCCAAAACGCCTCAGTAA